In one window of Desulfovibrio aminophilus DSM 12254 DNA:
- a CDS encoding helix-turn-helix transcriptional regulator: MDINLLRPADLRARLKICNSTLYTLIARGDLPKPRKLGRSSVWRESDIAAALDRLLGGGEELRDGRR; this comes from the coding sequence ATGGACATCAATCTTCTTCGCCCGGCCGACCTGCGGGCTCGACTGAAAATCTGCAACTCGACTTTGTACACCCTCATAGCTCGCGGCGACCTGCCCAAGCCCCGGAAGTTGGGCCGTTCAAGCGTTTGGCGAGAGTCCGACATCGCCGCCGCCCTGGATCGCCTACTGGGCGGCGGCGAGGA